One Brachyspira pilosicoli P43/6/78 genomic window carries:
- a CDS encoding homoserine dehydrogenase, with the protein MNESKEIKIAIAGYGNVGKGTLKTIITNNKSIERRSGFKLIVKTVFSRNIKEKHDEYLDTVENKTEDLNDILNDNEIDIIVEVLGGMTTAKELILKSTKPIVTANKALLANSLEELIKDRKSDIEFEASVAGAIPIIRAMKESLTADNIESISGILNGTCNYILTNMTKQKIDFNVVLKEAQDKGYAEADPTFDIDGIDTAHKICILASMAFCNIINMKDIYIRGIRNILLDDIIFAMGLGYTVKLVADASIDKDNNLYVYVIPSFIKDRNFLARTSYSFNAIKITSDIAGDNVFYGVGAGGINTSSAIVSDIISIAKNKAISNELFSPILGFSNYNNDLVIKDFRDKEEDFYVRFKSLKNKIDSFVNAFNNSSINVDKTLNKDNNMMFILRKTTINNILNSIKTVEDIENIFIAKIKH; encoded by the coding sequence ATGAATGAAAGTAAAGAAATAAAAATTGCAATTGCAGGTTATGGTAATGTTGGAAAGGGTACTTTAAAAACTATTATAACGAATAATAAAAGCATAGAGAGAAGAAGCGGATTTAAATTAATAGTAAAAACAGTATTTAGCAGAAACATAAAAGAAAAACATGATGAATACCTTGATACTGTAGAAAATAAAACAGAAGATTTAAATGATATATTAAATGACAATGAAATAGATATTATAGTAGAAGTTCTTGGAGGAATGACTACAGCAAAAGAATTAATACTAAAATCCACTAAGCCTATTGTTACTGCAAATAAAGCATTATTAGCTAATAGTCTTGAAGAGTTAATAAAAGACAGAAAATCAGATATTGAATTTGAGGCATCTGTTGCGGGTGCTATTCCTATAATAAGAGCAATGAAAGAAAGTTTAACTGCGGATAATATAGAATCTATTTCTGGTATATTAAATGGTACTTGTAACTATATACTTACTAATATGACTAAACAAAAGATAGATTTTAATGTTGTTCTTAAAGAGGCACAAGATAAAGGATATGCTGAGGCTGACCCTACATTTGATATAGATGGTATAGATACAGCACATAAAATATGTATTTTGGCATCTATGGCTTTTTGTAATATCATCAATATGAAAGATATTTATATTAGAGGAATAAGAAATATTTTATTAGATGATATTATATTTGCTATGGGGTTAGGATATACTGTTAAGCTTGTTGCTGATGCTAGCATAGATAAAGATAATAATTTATATGTTTATGTTATACCTAGTTTTATAAAAGATAGAAATTTTTTAGCTAGAACAAGTTATAGTTTTAATGCTATTAAAATTACTAGCGATATTGCTGGAGATAATGTATTTTATGGAGTAGGTGCTGGCGGAATTAATACTAGCAGTGCTATAGTTTCAGATATTATATCTATTGCTAAAAACAAAGCCATTAGCAATGAACTTTTCTCTCCAATTTTAGGATTTAGCAATTATAACAATGATTTAGTAATAAAAGATTTTAGAGATAAAGAAGAAGATTTCTATGTAAGATTTAAATCTTTAAAAAACAAAATAGATTCATTTGTTAATGCTTTTAATAATAGTTCTATTAATGTTGATAAAACTCTCAATAAAGATAATAATATGATGTTCATATTAAGAAAGACTACTATTAATAATATACTTAATTCTATAAAAACTGTTGAGGATATAGAAAATATATTTATAGCAAAAATAAAACATTAA
- a CDS encoding M20 metallopeptidase family protein, giving the protein MQKNKYLILDDKLNSIEKYLIDLRRDLHKHPELGFEEFYTSKKISSILKSLNIKHKVKVAETGIIADIEGEDKSFTVAFRADMDALPMEDLKKCEYSSINKGKCHSCGHDVHTTILTGIAKYFSEIKPPCNIRLIYQPAEETTGGALPMIKKNALKNVNVIYGLHVNPELKVGNIGVKYGAMYASSNMFDVKVYGKSAHGAKSYNGIDSILIASHILTQMHSYTSSFTDGSMRLHVGLMNGGSARNIVADFAKMEGIIRMLCDDKKRKERLSAIEKIVKNTASSFNAKAEFINMPSYPALINHSNAVDIVRESANNIKLNIVEENANMTTEDFSYYLQNISGAFFSLGVANKKINYPIHNSMFDIDERAINIGVKMQVANVYESYLKKDLFKKIKNN; this is encoded by the coding sequence ATGCAAAAAAATAAATATTTAATATTAGATGATAAGCTTAATTCTATAGAGAAATATTTAATAGATTTAAGGCGAGATTTACACAAACACCCCGAATTAGGGTTTGAAGAGTTTTATACATCTAAAAAGATTTCTTCTATACTAAAAAGTTTAAATATCAAACATAAAGTAAAAGTAGCAGAAACAGGAATAATAGCAGATATAGAAGGAGAAGATAAAAGTTTTACAGTGGCATTTAGAGCAGATATGGACGCTTTGCCTATGGAAGACTTAAAAAAATGTGAATACTCTTCAATAAATAAAGGCAAATGTCATTCTTGCGGACATGATGTTCATACTACAATATTAACAGGAATTGCAAAATATTTTTCTGAAATAAAGCCGCCATGCAATATAAGGCTAATATATCAGCCTGCAGAAGAGACTACAGGCGGTGCTTTACCAATGATAAAAAAGAATGCATTAAAAAATGTTAATGTAATATATGGTCTTCATGTTAATCCAGAATTAAAAGTTGGAAACATTGGTGTAAAATATGGGGCAATGTATGCTAGTTCAAATATGTTTGATGTAAAAGTGTATGGAAAATCTGCACATGGTGCAAAATCATACAATGGAATAGACAGCATATTAATAGCTAGTCATATATTAACTCAAATGCATAGTTATACTTCATCATTTACAGACGGAAGTATGAGGCTTCATGTTGGTTTGATGAATGGAGGAAGTGCAAGAAATATTGTTGCTGACTTTGCAAAAATGGAAGGCATTATAAGAATGCTTTGCGATGATAAAAAAAGAAAAGAGAGATTATCAGCAATAGAAAAAATTGTTAAAAACACTGCATCTAGTTTTAATGCTAAAGCAGAGTTTATAAATATGCCTTCGTATCCTGCTTTGATTAATCATAGCAATGCTGTAGATATAGTGAGAGAATCGGCTAACAATATAAAATTAAATATTGTAGAAGAAAATGCTAATATGACAACAGAAGATTTTAGCTATTATCTTCAAAACATAAGCGGAGCTTTTTTTAGCTTAGGAGTTGCTAACAAAAAAATAAACTACCCTATTCATAATAGTATGTTTGATATAGATGAAAGAGCTATTAATATAGGGGTAAAAATGCAGGTAGCTAATGTTTATGAAAGTTATTTAAAAAAAGATTTATTTAAAAAAATAAAAAACAATTAA
- the dapA gene encoding 4-hydroxy-tetrahydrodipicolinate synthase, with protein sequence MSLFEGAGVALITPFTKDGEINYKKLAELIEYQIANKTDAIIAAGTTAESATLTREERIEVIKFCIEVTNKRTMLIAGTGTNVTKTAVELTQKSCEYGADAIMAVTPYYNKGNESGLIDYYTQIANASKAPVIMYNVPSRTGVKLPLNVIKKLSEISNIVAIKEASGDMSYTADIANIAPKLDLYSGNDDMVTPILALGGKGVISVTSNIIPKENHDMVMNFLNSKVEESIKAQVHYIDLVRAMFIEVNPVPVKEAMNIMGFDVGPCRSPLGPLSEKNREYVAQIINKYGIKK encoded by the coding sequence ATGTCATTATTCGAAGGAGCTGGTGTAGCTTTAATAACACCATTTACAAAAGACGGAGAGATTAATTATAAAAAACTTGCTGAACTTATAGAATATCAAATAGCAAATAAAACAGATGCCATAATAGCAGCAGGAACAACAGCAGAAAGTGCTACACTTACAAGGGAAGAGAGAATAGAAGTAATAAAATTCTGTATAGAAGTTACAAATAAAAGAACAATGCTTATCGCAGGTACAGGAACTAATGTCACCAAAACAGCAGTAGAACTCACACAAAAATCATGCGAATATGGAGCAGATGCTATAATGGCAGTAACACCATATTATAATAAAGGTAATGAAAGCGGACTTATTGACTACTACACACAAATAGCAAATGCATCAAAAGCACCTGTTATAATGTATAATGTGCCTTCAAGAACAGGAGTAAAACTTCCGCTTAATGTTATTAAGAAATTATCTGAAATATCTAACATAGTAGCAATTAAAGAAGCTAGCGGAGATATGAGCTATACTGCTGATATTGCAAATATTGCTCCAAAATTGGACTTATATTCTGGAAATGATGATATGGTTACTCCTATACTTGCTTTGGGGGGTAAAGGAGTTATATCTGTTACAAGCAATATTATACCTAAAGAAAATCATGATATGGTAATGAACTTCCTCAATAGTAAAGTAGAAGAATCTATAAAAGCACAAGTACATTATATAGATTTAGTGAGAGCTATGTTTATAGAGGTTAATCCTGTACCAGTAAAAGAAGCTATGAATATAATGGGCTTTGATGTTGGACCTTGTCGTTCACCTCTTGGACCTTTAAGTGAAAAAAATAGAGAGTATGTAGCTCAAATAATAAACAAATATGGGATTAAAAAATGA
- a CDS encoding serine/threonine protein kinase, with amino-acid sequence MKIVNSWNDFDPLKHVIVGRADNCCIAPSEPASKAKVPLNSPMRGMTGPRPLDTVEKANAQLDNLCKILEQHGVKVDRPTPLQWNQAVVTPHFMTGSMFGCMPPRDVLLTIGNEIIAAPMSFRSRYFEYLAYSPILRKYFDEDPDFKWISAPRPELGDASYDMHYFDGDVTEEVLLERTAKLHMVTTEHEILFDAADVMRVGKDLFCQHGLTTNRKAMEWLRRQYPDFRVHAVNFPGDPYPIHIDATFVPLRPGLIINNPTRKLPVEQRKIFEANGWEIVDAAQPAHETPPPLCYSSVWLSMNCLVLDHKTVLVEASEVYQMEQMDKLGMNVIPVPFRDAYPFGGGLHCATADVYREGSCEDYFPKQVDDPTLVTYKKW; translated from the coding sequence ATGAAAATCGTAAATTCTTGGAATGATTTTGACCCATTAAAACATGTTATAGTAGGAAGAGCTGACAACTGCTGTATAGCACCATCAGAACCAGCTTCAAAAGCTAAAGTACCACTAAACAGCCCAATGAGAGGTATGACAGGACCAAGACCATTGGATACTGTAGAAAAAGCAAATGCTCAATTGGATAATCTTTGTAAAATATTAGAACAGCATGGAGTAAAAGTAGATAGACCCACTCCGCTTCAATGGAATCAAGCCGTTGTAACACCTCATTTTATGACTGGAAGCATGTTTGGCTGTATGCCTCCTAGAGATGTACTTTTAACTATTGGTAATGAAATAATAGCAGCTCCTATGTCTTTTAGATCAAGATATTTTGAGTACTTAGCTTATTCACCTATACTTAGAAAATACTTTGACGAAGACCCTGATTTTAAATGGATATCTGCACCAAGACCAGAACTTGGAGATGCAAGCTATGATATGCATTATTTTGACGGAGATGTTACTGAAGAAGTATTACTTGAAAGAACTGCTAAGCTTCATATGGTTACAACAGAACATGAAATACTTTTTGATGCTGCTGATGTTATGAGAGTTGGTAAAGATTTATTCTGTCAGCATGGTTTAACTACAAACAGAAAAGCTATGGAATGGTTAAGAAGACAGTATCCAGACTTTAGAGTACATGCTGTAAACTTCCCTGGAGACCCTTATCCAATACATATTGATGCTACTTTTGTACCTTTAAGACCTGGTTTAATAATTAACAACCCTACAAGAAAACTTCCAGTTGAACAGAGAAAAATATTTGAAGCTAATGGTTGGGAGATTGTTGATGCTGCTCAGCCTGCACATGAAACTCCTCCTCCTCTTTGTTATTCAAGCGTATGGCTTTCTATGAACTGTTTGGTATTAGACCACAAAACAGTATTAGTTGAAGCAAGCGAAGTTTATCAAATGGAGCAAATGGATAAATTGGGAATGAATGTTATACCTGTACCATTTAGAGATGCTTATCCGTTTGGAGGCGGTTTGCATTGTGCTACTGCTGACGTTTACAGAGAGGGTTCTTGTGAAGACTACTTCCCTAAACAAGTAGATGACCCTACTTTAGTTACTTATAAAAAATGGTAA
- the dxs gene encoding 1-deoxy-D-xylulose-5-phosphate synthase — MYLENINSIDDLKKLSVEELPILASEIREFLIKSVSETGGHLGSNLGVVDLTIVLHYLFNSPRDAFIFDVGHQAYTHKILTGRKNRFNTLRKYKGLSGFPKREESEHDIEETGHSSTSLSFSYGVASAKKILGYSGEVIAIIGDGAMTGGMALEAMNNIAHTDKDMIIILNNNEMSIGKNIGAISKFLNTTLNDSIIQDASYKLKNLVSTLPFGDIANEFIDRGKGAIRSFVAPGIAFSGLGFKYFGPVDGHNYEELIETFEKVKSIHGLRIVQVNTIKGKGYTIAEENPTKFHGIAPFDIETGELKKKSSKTFSNLAGECIVDAAKEDKRIIAITAAMESGTGLSEYAKLFKDRYFDVGIAEQHSVTFAVGLAESGLIPYVYLYSTFLQRAYDQVIHDVGIMNANVKFMIDRAGLVPEDGDTHQGVYDISFLSIIPNIVIMAPVAEKDFKDMFITSYKYNGPTVMRYNKSSIRECDKTIIPDKFEIGKAHIIREGKKNCIISYGQTLIDIVDAVDEINLDTTIINLCTLNPLDEKTIINIAKKSDNILIIEESVKRGGVGSAILNIISDNEIYNKKTKIHALPNKFFETATRDELLNIYKLNKEGIKEIINNFFN, encoded by the coding sequence ATGTATTTAGAAAACATTAACTCTATAGATGATTTAAAAAAACTTAGTGTAGAAGAGCTTCCAATTTTAGCTTCAGAGATAAGAGAGTTTTTAATAAAAAGTGTTTCAGAGACTGGCGGACACTTAGGAAGTAATTTAGGGGTTGTTGATTTAACTATAGTTTTGCATTATTTGTTTAATTCTCCTAGAGATGCTTTTATTTTTGATGTTGGGCATCAGGCTTATACTCATAAGATTCTCACAGGAAGAAAGAATAGATTTAACACTTTAAGAAAATATAAAGGTTTATCAGGCTTTCCAAAAAGAGAAGAGTCTGAACATGATATAGAAGAGACAGGGCATTCTTCAACTTCGCTTTCATTTTCTTATGGGGTAGCAAGTGCTAAAAAAATATTAGGCTATAGCGGAGAGGTGATAGCTATTATAGGTGACGGTGCTATGACAGGTGGAATGGCATTAGAAGCTATGAATAATATAGCACATACCGACAAAGACATGATAATAATATTAAACAACAATGAAATGTCTATTGGTAAAAACATAGGTGCTATTTCAAAGTTTTTAAATACAACTTTAAACGATAGCATTATTCAAGATGCATCATACAAATTAAAAAATTTAGTTTCAACACTTCCATTTGGGGATATTGCAAATGAGTTTATAGATAGAGGTAAGGGTGCTATAAGAAGTTTTGTTGCTCCTGGTATAGCATTTAGCGGTCTTGGATTTAAATATTTTGGTCCTGTAGATGGTCATAATTATGAAGAACTTATTGAAACATTTGAAAAAGTGAAATCTATACATGGTCTTAGAATTGTTCAAGTAAATACTATAAAAGGCAAGGGCTATACTATAGCAGAAGAAAACCCTACAAAGTTTCATGGCATTGCTCCTTTTGATATAGAAACAGGTGAATTAAAAAAGAAGTCATCAAAAACTTTTTCTAATCTTGCGGGAGAATGCATAGTAGATGCTGCAAAAGAAGATAAAAGGATAATTGCAATAACTGCTGCAATGGAATCTGGAACAGGGCTTAGTGAATATGCTAAACTTTTTAAAGACAGATATTTTGATGTAGGCATAGCAGAACAGCATTCTGTTACATTTGCTGTTGGTCTTGCAGAGAGCGGACTTATACCTTATGTTTATTTATATTCAACATTTTTGCAAAGGGCTTATGACCAGGTTATACATGATGTTGGCATAATGAATGCTAATGTTAAGTTTATGATTGATAGGGCTGGTTTGGTGCCAGAAGATGGAGATACTCATCAAGGTGTATATGATATTTCATTTTTAAGCATTATTCCAAACATAGTAATAATGGCTCCTGTAGCTGAAAAAGATTTTAAAGATATGTTTATAACTTCTTATAAATATAATGGTCCTACAGTGATGAGATATAATAAATCTTCTATAAGAGAATGCGATAAAACTATAATACCTGATAAGTTTGAAATTGGTAAGGCCCATATTATTAGAGAAGGCAAGAAAAATTGTATTATAAGTTATGGACAGACTTTGATTGATATTGTTGATGCTGTAGATGAAATTAATCTAGATACTACTATTATTAATTTATGCACATTAAATCCTTTAGATGAAAAGACTATAATTAATATTGCTAAAAAATCAGATAATATTTTAATAATTGAAGAGAGCGTAAAAAGGGGCGGAGTAGGTTCTGCAATATTAAATATTATTTCAGACAACGAAATATATAATAAAAAAACAAAAATACATGCTCTTCCAAATAAGTTTTTTGAAACTGCTACTAGAGATGAGTTGCTTAATATTTATAAATTAAATAAAGAAGGCATAAAAGAAATAATAAATAATTTTTTTAATTAA
- the dapB gene encoding 4-hydroxy-tetrahydrodipicolinate reductase, whose product MNTTKIIIHGIGTMGTILKDIVEKDDSLELAGFADNLTNEKGDVIVDFSHFSLIENMLDYGVKNNIPIVICTTGYDDKILEKINEASKKIPIVLASNTSIGVTLMNEIVSKVASVLNDFDIEIVETHHNKKIDSPSGTAKTLYNTINNTLNNEMHLVNGRSGTHKREKKEIGMHSLRGGSVVGEHSVIFYGDDEAIEITHKAMSKKIFAHGSIKAAKFLVGKSPKLYNMKEVLS is encoded by the coding sequence ATGAATACAACTAAAATAATAATACATGGTATTGGAACAATGGGAACTATATTAAAAGATATAGTTGAAAAAGATGATAGTTTAGAGTTAGCTGGTTTTGCTGATAATCTTACTAATGAAAAAGGTGATGTAATAGTAGACTTTTCTCATTTTTCATTAATTGAGAATATGCTTGATTATGGAGTAAAAAATAATATACCTATTGTAATATGCACTACAGGTTATGATGATAAAATATTAGAAAAAATAAATGAGGCATCAAAAAAGATTCCTATAGTGCTTGCTTCAAACACTTCAATAGGTGTTACACTTATGAATGAGATAGTTTCAAAAGTTGCAAGCGTATTAAATGATTTTGATATAGAGATAGTAGAGACTCATCATAATAAAAAAATAGATTCTCCAAGCGGTACAGCTAAAACTTTATATAACACTATCAATAACACTTTGAATAACGAAATGCATTTAGTTAATGGCAGAAGCGGTACGCACAAAAGAGAAAAAAAAGAAATAGGCATGCATTCATTGAGAGGAGGAAGCGTAGTTGGAGAGCATAGCGTTATATTTTATGGAGATGATGAGGCTATTGAGATTACTCATAAGGCTATGTCAAAAAAAATATTTGCTCATGGCTCTATTAAAGCTGCTAAATTCCTTGTTGGTAAATCTCCAAAACTCTACAACATGAAAGAGGTATTATCTTAA
- a CDS encoding MATE family efflux transporter: protein MINRVEEMEKSFFKYVLPSIVSTMLGGLYIVVDGFFVGNSMGDNGLTAINLVYPIGTVLFATAAMLGMGGSVIMSTYLGAGNIEKFNKAKINTFITLIIASIILTLLLLLTKNKLIYQLGARDIIFEQANSYITTIILGGTFQIISAGSMPIIRNSGKTIHAMSFMGIGLITNIVLDYVFLMVLRLGTFGAALATIIAQAIVSVISIYYLFIRKKYRTKIRLSDFDLSMSKRAIQIGLSPFGLVMAPSLIVIFNNLQCIKYGGYIGTSAYSVINYIYGSIIYLFEGIAEGCQPMISFFKGAKREELMRKVLKKGILFSSILGSILIIVVLLFKNKLGIMFGASIETNNIVSIAMPIIAISFILQPMVRIGTAYFYSSGESKYATFLTYIDPLFVSPLCIMVLPIFFKLNGVWLAMPVAQIILMSLLSIIYYNTNIKKTDFYNNKEVYNTNN from the coding sequence ATGATAAATAGAGTAGAAGAGATGGAAAAATCTTTTTTTAAATACGTACTTCCTTCTATAGTATCAACTATGCTTGGAGGGCTTTATATAGTAGTTGATGGCTTTTTTGTTGGAAATTCTATGGGAGACAATGGGCTTACTGCAATTAATTTGGTTTATCCTATAGGAACGGTTTTGTTTGCTACGGCTGCTATGCTTGGAATGGGCGGTTCTGTTATAATGTCTACATATCTTGGGGCTGGAAATATAGAGAAGTTTAATAAGGCTAAAATTAATACATTTATTACTTTAATAATTGCAAGCATAATATTAACTCTGTTGCTTCTTTTAACAAAAAACAAATTAATTTATCAGCTTGGTGCAAGAGATATAATATTTGAGCAAGCTAATAGTTATATTACAACAATTATATTAGGCGGTACATTTCAAATTATATCTGCAGGAAGCATGCCTATAATAAGAAATTCTGGTAAAACTATACATGCTATGAGTTTTATGGGTATAGGGCTTATAACTAATATTGTATTAGATTATGTGTTTTTAATGGTCCTAAGATTAGGAACTTTTGGGGCTGCATTAGCTACAATTATAGCACAGGCAATAGTTTCTGTTATTTCTATATATTATTTGTTTATTAGAAAGAAATATAGAACAAAAATAAGATTATCAGATTTTGATTTATCTATGAGTAAAAGAGCTATTCAAATAGGTCTTTCTCCATTTGGTCTTGTAATGGCTCCTTCTCTAATAGTAATATTCAATAATTTGCAATGCATAAAATATGGCGGATATATTGGAACTAGTGCTTATTCTGTAATTAATTATATTTATGGCTCTATAATATATTTATTTGAAGGCATTGCAGAAGGGTGTCAGCCTATGATTAGTTTTTTCAAGGGTGCTAAAAGAGAAGAACTTATGAGAAAAGTATTAAAAAAAGGAATATTATTTTCTTCTATATTAGGCTCTATATTGATAATAGTAGTTCTTTTGTTTAAAAATAAACTAGGCATTATGTTTGGTGCTTCAATAGAAACAAACAACATCGTAAGTATTGCCATGCCTATAATAGCTATATCGTTTATACTTCAGCCTATGGTAAGAATTGGTACTGCTTATTTTTATTCTTCTGGAGAGAGTAAATATGCAACTTTTTTAACATACATAGACCCTTTGTTTGTAAGTCCATTATGCATAATGGTTCTTCCTATATTTTTTAAGCTTAATGGTGTATGGCTTGCAATGCCTGTAGCTCAGATTATATTAATGAGTTTGCTTTCTATAATATATTATAATACAAACATTAAGAAAACAGATTTTTATAATAACAAAGAGGTTTATAATACCAATAATTGA
- a CDS encoding GNAT family N-acetyltransferase: protein MPIRLATSEDTKQILDIYSNYIDTNITFEYSLPSIEEFEKRIKNIIEVHPYLVYEENEKILGYAYAHSFMEREAYKWDAELSIYMDYNYKSKGLGKKLCLALINILKYQGFKTLYSRVTSGNVASEKFHDYFEFKKCGMLCNTGYKLSKWHDVIIYEKQINEYDEKPKDIIKIKDIDRDTLKTIISTI, encoded by the coding sequence ATGCCAATAAGACTTGCTACTTCTGAAGATACAAAACAAATACTAGATATATACTCAAATTATATTGATACAAACATTACATTTGAATATTCACTTCCTAGCATAGAGGAGTTTGAAAAAAGAATAAAAAACATAATAGAAGTTCACCCCTATTTAGTATATGAAGAAAATGAAAAAATATTAGGATACGCATACGCACATAGTTTTATGGAGAGAGAGGCGTATAAATGGGACGCAGAACTTTCTATATATATGGATTATAATTATAAATCAAAAGGATTAGGAAAAAAGCTTTGCCTAGCATTAATTAATATACTTAAATATCAAGGTTTTAAAACTCTCTATTCTAGAGTAACATCTGGCAATGTGGCAAGTGAAAAGTTTCATGATTATTTTGAGTTTAAAAAATGTGGTATGCTTTGTAACACAGGATATAAATTATCTAAATGGCATGATGTAATAATATACGAAAAGCAAATTAATGAATACGATGAAAAACCAAAAGATATTATAAAGATAAAAGATATAGATAGAGACACACTCAAAACTATAATATCAACTATTTAA